The sequence GCGCATTAAACGGTCGGCGGCGGCAGCATTCGAGGCGGAGACAGTAGAAACAGACGAATACAGCATCCAAAAACCGGACGGTTTCCTTAGCGTTGTCGGCGGTGATCCGCGGCTCGCGTTCGAGGCGTATTCAAAAGAATTTGGGACTGGTCCGGCAGCGAAGCTCAGGCAGGCACGAGCGACCATGGTCATCGAGCCGGATAGAACGGACGATAGCGAGGATGTGATAACGGCACGCAGCGAGGTGATCGGCGACGATGTTTACAAGATAACGGAAGCAAATGCCTCGCTGTTGGGCATCGAAGTCGTTGTTCTCAGGAATACTGTCGCAAAGAATGGAAGGCATTACATTCTCGAAGTGACGCGGCTCGCTGAAACATCGGACGATATCGCACGTAAGACTGAGGAACTTGTCGAGAGCTTACGATTGAAGTAATAAGATGAGAATTACATACACGATGTCAATGGTCGCAGCCGCTGCCGTGATCCTATTCGGCTGTATTGCGGCCCAGGCCCAGAGCGTTGGAGGTTCAATTGCCAACGGAACAGCCGAGCGTGGTAAGACCGTGCGCGGAACGGTCACACTTAGCATTCCCAGCGGCCTGCATGTGAACTCCTACCGCCCGAATAGCGAATATTCAGTCCCGACGAATGTGAGGGTGAGCAGCAGCGGCGGGGTTCGTTTAGGCCCGGTTAGCTATCCGCGAGGCCGAAACCGTAAATTCAGCTTTTCGGAACACCCCATTAATGTTTATGAGGGACGCGTGTCATTTGGATTCAATGTGACGGTGCCTGCGACGTATCGCGGCCGGACTGTCCGAGTGAATGTGACCGTCCGTTCCCAATCGTGTACCGACGAGATCTGTTATCCGTCAAAGACAAAGCAGATCACATTGACGGCTCGCGTGATCTAGCCGTCGCCGCGCCCGATCACCGACAGCAGGCGGCCGGTCCGGCCGAAATCGCCCTTTTCTCGTCGGTAAGAGAAGAACAGGTCGCTTCGTTCGATCGTGCAAAAGGGGGCGATCGAGATGCTGTTTGCCCTGACCCCTGAGCTAATGAGTTGATCGCGATTGCAGGCATGCAGATCTACGAGCGCGTGGCCCTTGCGGGTCGGTGTGAAATATCGGCTCCAGTCATTAACGCTCCGGACAAATACATCGACCACCTCCGGCCCGACCTCGTAGGTGCGGCCACAGGCCGCAGGGCCGATAGCACAGGCCAGGTCAGCAGGCTGTGAGCCGTAAAGCTCGCGCATCCTATCGATAGCGATCTTGACTATCAACTGCGCCGTACCTCGCCAGCCTGCATGAACGGCGGCATATGCTCCGGACGCCGTGTCGCCGATCAGCACGGGAACGCAATCTGCTGTCTTCGCGGCGGCAAGGACATTGTTGAGGCTGGACATCACTGCGTCGGCATTGATCTCGGAATCGCCAATGTCCTTTTTCGTGGTAACGACGCGAATATCGACGCCATGGACCTGCAAAGCCAGGGCAAGCGAATATTTACCGGGGAATACCGCCAGGAACCGGCGACGGTTCTCGAGAATATTCTCTTCGGTGTCGTCGTCAAAACCGGAAAGGTTGAGGCTGTTCTCAGGAAAGGCTGAAACGCCTCCGTGCCGGGTGGAGAAACCATTGACAAAGCCCGCAGATTCGAGAGCCCGGCTGACGAGGACCTTAATGCCGCCGGCCTCTCGCCAGAAGAATCCCGAATCTGCTAAAGTCTGTGAATCATCGACGTGCGATTCGGGTATGATCGTTTCCATCGGTATCGACATTATTGAGGTCTATCGCATTCGCGATACTGTCAGCCGCACACCGCGATTTGTAGATCGCGTTTTTACTCCCTCTGAGCGCGCATACTGCGAGGCAAAAGGTGCGGCGGCTGCCCAGTCATTTGCTACTCGCTTTGCTGCGAAAGAAGCATTTCTCAAAGCCCTGAAGACCGGCTGGCGGGGCAAGGTCGCATGGCGCGAGATCGAGGTCGTCCCCGACGCGAATGGCGTCCCAACACTCAACGTCACCGGCGAGGCCCGTCGCCTGTTGAATGAGCTTGGGGCAACGCATATACACATATCGCTCGCCCACACGACCGAACACGCCGTTGCCGAGGTCATTCTCGAACGCAACTAGGGCTTCGGCGTTGCCGTCGCGGCCGGCCTCGCATCAAGGTTAAAATAGGCGATCGCAGGGTCATGGTCCGAGTAGCGTTCGGGTCTGTCCTCGCTACGATAACTCTCAGGAAAATCTGCATTTACGCGTGCATAACCAAAGCCCTGAGCATACGGCATCAGCGACTCGGTAATGATCATGTGATCCAATACCTGCCCATTTCCGTCAAAACGATATGAATATCGCTGATCGGCCGCTATCAGGTCTACGAGGTCGGTCATGTTAGGTTCTACAAGGTCCTCTGACGGATTAAGCACGGCATCCTTAGCCGCTGGCGAGCCCTTGATCGCGCCGATGACATCCACGATGCCGTCATTGAACTGATAGGCGTTAAAATCACCTATCAGAATAATACGTTCCACCGAATTGGCCTTCTGCCGCTCTTGAACCCATTTGGCAAGAAATTCAGCCTGAAGGCGTTTCTTCAATCTGACGTTGTCCTGCTGTTTAGGGTCACTGTAGCCAAGGAACGATTTCAGATGATTCACTACAACGGTAAACTCGAACGTGCCGTCGGTCTTCACATCATTTATGGCAGCTCTTAGGGCCAGCGGCGGCCGATCGTTAAGGAAGTTGTCCTCTTTTGTATTAGCGTTCTTGAACTTTTCATCCTTGCCGTATTGTTTGACGTCCACGACCTTGATCCGCGAAGACTTGACGAGAAAGCCGTTATCGATGCCGCGGCCGTCATTGCCCTCAATGAGGTACGCCTCATATTTCGGGTCGGGCTTGCCGCCGGCGATCGTATCGGCGTTGATCCTTGCGGCGAGGCGCTTTAGGGCAGACAGATTCTCAGATTCGACGATGCCGATCACATCAGGTGACTGCATGACCCCGCGAATGGCCGCCGAGATCTTTTTCATCCTCGCATTGAATGATTCGGTCGTGACGATGTCCTCTTTGATCGCCGGGTCGTCCTCGTCATCGAAGAAGTTCTCGAGGTTCATGCCCGCGACAGTGAACTGTCGCTCACCGGCGGCCGGCAGGTTGACGTGCTTCGGCACACTCGCCATTGAGGGCCGCGTCGCCGCATCAATGAGGACGGACCATGTCCGATAGGCGTAATGCAATACACCCGTCACATTCTTTAGCTCAGTGTTGGCGGCGACATTGATCGGCTGTGAGCCAAGCTGTGCAGACGACTCGACACGGAGGCGTTCCGGATTGCCATCAAAAAAACGCATCTTCGGATATGCCTTCTTGAACTCAGCCTGTTCTTTCTCGTTCAGGAAGAGGAAGTCATAGAGCTCGTAGCCGGGTTCGCGAAATGGCGTTGGAATGCCCTTGAGCACGCCATAAAAGACGCCGTTCGATTCGCTTCGATTGTTCTTATTATCGACTCGACCGTCGGTCGGCGCACTAACGGTCAGCTCCGGAACGGTCACGCGCATGCCTTCGTACTTCTCGAGTTGATCTATCGAGTTGATCTTAAAGTTATCGATGTTGAGCACTATCGCTTTTGGCAGCGGATTGTCTTTTGAGAGGACCTGCACGACATCTCGCCCTCGCTGCATCGATATCTCGGTGATCGGCAGCGTGTTGGGCTCGGAGCGAGGCTTGAACTCCTGCACCTGGCCCGAGACGACGACCATATTGCCGACAGCGGCCTCGCCGCCGGGCTCGTCGCGCGTATAGACGAGGATGCCCTCGGATGTCATCGGGTCGCCGTCTACCTTATCGTCAGGTGTCTGGATAAAGAAGCCCGTCCTCGTACGTGCCGTTACCACGCCCGACGTTTTTACGATCTCACGTTCGCGAGACGAATAATTCTTACTGCCCTGAATGCCCGAGATCGGATATTCTCGTTGAGCCAAGAGTGGAGCGGCGCCCGTCAGTACCAGAAGGGCGCCGATGATGATCCTCAATTTCATGATCTTTCAGATGTATTTAGAGGCGGTCGCGTCGCCTTTCTATTATTTCCTGTGTGTTCTTCGGGATCTGGTTGAAGAAATCGAAGCCGGTCAGATATTCCACCGCGTCCACCGTCGTGCGGAAATTACGCCATGGTGCGCTCTGGCTGATCGAGACATTCGACATGATCACGCCGAAGGCCCTTGTGTTCTTGGCCGAAGCGCGTGCGAGGTCGTTATTGCCGATGGGCAGAACGAGGACGACCTTCCACGTAAGCGTCGGCACGACAATGCGGTTTTGCGGCGTCGAGCCGATGGTCGTGTGCTGGCCGTAACCGCCGCTAAAGATATAGATCTCGTTACCCTGGCTCGCAAGCGTGCGGCAATAGTTCTCAAGGTCAACCCACGGTCCCTGATTATTTGCGGGAAGCTGCGGGATGATGTTGGTCATCAGGAACGTGTAGTTGTTATTGGTCTGTGTGTTCGTGCGATCACCCGACGGGCACATATGGCCTCGATCATAGACCGGCTCTGAGTAGTCCTCCGGCAATACCTGATACCAGCCGGCCGGCAGCGTCGTGTCGGGGGCAAAACTGCCGTTGTTTGCCGTACCGATCCAGCTTTGATCGAGTCGCCACGCCGTCCAGTTTGGTGTGTTCTTAGACCGGTTGTATGACAAGGCGTATGCCGGCTTGATCATCAGATAGTTGTTCTCGTTGGCGATCTCACTGGTAGCTCCTGACGGATTGCCGAGCAGAAGCGGGTCTTCGCCGGGCGGGGCAGCGTTGATCGTCAGATTAGTGCCGACATTTGCCGTTCGGCCCTGGCCATCCTGTGCGACACCGGTGATCGAAGCCGTGCCGCCCGGCGTGCCGAGAGGCACAGTCGCGAGATAAGAAAAAATATTGTCGCCGGCGGTCACATCGCCATGAGTGCCGTCGTCGAAGAAAGGCTGCGAGGTTGGGCCGCCGATGTTGATGAGATTCGCAGTTACGGTAATGTTCGTGCTGGGCGGCGTGGTCGCGGGAATGACCGTAACGGTTAGCAAAGTCGTTCCCGGCGGAGCTACACTCGTCGGGTTTGCCGACATCGCTGCAAAGAGGTTCGTGCCTGATCCGCTGCAGATCGACGCAGGTGAAGAAGCGTTTCGCGGGGCCGACGGGACGAGATTCTCAAAATCAGCCAGATTGTTGTCAGTATCCTGACAACCGTTCTGCTTACGGGCCTGGCTGTTGTTAAGGCCGGGCGCGGTCGTAGCCGTGCCCTCATTAAAGCCGTTCGTAACGGTTCCCCAACCGACGGAGTCTATGATCGCACCTGTGTTGTTCGGGCCGTTGCGTATTGCGAGGCCGCCATTCGTTGCGCTCATAGAGCACGAGCATGCGGTCGGGCTGTAGGTCAGATTGGCGGGCACTGAGCCGTCATAGCTTGTTGATGCAACAAGGTAGAAGCCTCCGGGCGGGATGATCGTGCTCGATGTCCATGCGGCGAACGGGTTGGTTACATCATTAGAGCCGTTCGCGGACCGGTAAATCAGCCGATAACCGTTGAGATCTACGGGACTCGAACTTGTATTGTGTATCTCTACAAATTCGTCCTCCGCGACTGAACCGCCGCCCTGAAACTGACTGATAACGAGATGCGGCGATGGCATCTCAGGCTGTCCGCCGTCGGCGGCCGCCCTGCGTTCCGAGAAACTCGATCCGGCGATGGAGACGACCAATAAAAGCAATAATTTCTTCATCTAAATTGCGTCCTCAAAAGTACCAGCGAAAACTTTAGTTTCTCACAAACGGAAGGTAAAATCGATGACACAATTACGACGCAAAACGCAAAGGATCGGCTCTAAGGCCGACCGAAATCGAATGGGCGTGTACCAAAGGCTAATTGATGCGATAGGCCTTTTCCTTCCAGAGGACCACTACGACACCATTGAGTTCCTTGGCGATCTTGCGAAGGCCGCTGTCGAGTTTCGTGAATTCGTCGGTGCCTCGGCGGATGTTGGTCGTCGCCTGCCCGGTGTATTTGCTGTCATACCAGGCACCGTTCCTGTTCTCGAACGTCCGGCCGCCTACCTTGCGACTGACCGCCATCTCGAACGTCTGCGCGTTTACCTGATTCGACTGCATCTGAACAGGTCCTGAGGCACGTGCCGGGCCGGACTTCGCGGGTGCGGCAGGCATGTCCCGGCGGCCGCTATCGAGAGCCGCGGCCTTTCCCTTGGCGAGGCTGGCGTCTTCGTCCTTACGCTCACTCGCTGCCTCTTCGCGCGTTAGGCCACCAACGGCTGCGGGCTGTTCGCGTGGCGCTGCGGCCGGCGGCGGCGGTTTTGATTCGCTGGTCACAAGATCGAGGGGCTTGTCTGCCGCTCGCGGAGCTTCCGGTTGGGCACCTGCAAAACGATCATCGATAACGCCGTCGCCGGATACGGACGGCCCCGTCCCTGAATTTGCGATCCCCCGCGGCGGAGCGTCCATCGGGGCAGGCTCCGACGTGTTGGCGCTTGTATTTGCAGCCGTTGCATTCGCTGCGTCCGATGCTGCGGAGCCACTGGTCGAATAAGGGCTGTTCACGATCGGTCGGTTGGCTACCTGTGAAACCGTCGCATTCTGCGATTCGCGGTTCTGCAGGACGAGATAGCCAAGCACGCCGCTAAACGCGATCACCATAGCACCCATTACAAGGGCAAGGCTCGGTGCGCGGAAAAACCGGCTGTACCAGGGTATGACGTTGACCGCATCAAGAACTTCGGCCGCACCTGCGGCCGTCGTGGCCGCTGTCTGGTTGATCAGGATGCTCTGAGTGAGCAGCTTTCGGCACGGGCCGCAGTCGGCAAAGTGCTCTATATACAAATGTTTAGCCTTGTCGGGCAGGGTATTTTCGACAAATGCCGCCACGGCGTCGGCGTCGAGATGGACGCCCGAAGGCATCATGCTCGAAGCGGCGTCGGCCCGCGTTTTTCGCAGGATAGCGTCAATTTCTTTGTCGAATTCCAGTTCCATCTTCTAAGCCACAGAGTTCACAGAGAACACTGAGGATTTGCCATCTAAAGAACGGCTAGAGCCAAAAATCTTGCACCAGGACAAGTAACGCGATCGCCGCGAACATCGTCTCCAGATTCAGCCCGAGGCCGGCGGCAGTGTCGCTGAGGTATTTTTTTACCTCATTGTCGGTCCAGCCGTGTTTGTTCTTCAACCGCTTTTCGACGCCTTTTCGAATGTCGGCCTGCACGCGCGTGAGCTTACGGCTGGCGGTGGCTTCGTGATAGCCGAAGGTCGCGGCGATGTCCTTTAATTTCAGGTCGTCAAAATAGTATAGCTTCATTATCAGCCGGTCTTCGGCATCGAGCGAAGCGACCGTTGCCGCTAACGCCTCGGTCACGTCGGCCTGTCCGAGGGTGTCGGTCAGTTCGTCCTCGGGATTTACTACGTGCGATGTGAAATGGTGATTATCGTTCCCGGCGGCCTCGGCCGCGAGATTCTCGAATTCACGGTCTTCCTCGATCTGGACGAATTTCGAGACCTTACGATAATGATCGACCGCAAGCTGCGATACGACCGCCCGCAGCCAGCCGGCGAGCGAACCGCGGCCGGAATAATACGCGAGCTTGCTCTTTTTATTTCCCTCGGCGTCGGTCCGCAGCCCGTAAAGCTCGGCCCAGATCGACGACGCCAGGTCCTCGGCATCCTCGGAGTTTGACGAGATCTTTCGCGCGGCAGACTTTACCGTCGAATCAAAATTCGCGACCAGATCCTCCCAAGCCTGCTCGTCACCGCCTTCGCACGCCAATATCAAACAAAGATCGTCAGAACGTATCTCGTCGATAAATTCTTTGATCTCAGCATGTTCCGGCTTTGCGTCCGCCGCGAAAAGATATTTCTCAAGCGCCGCATCGACACGCGGCCTCACGCGGTCGGCCGTCATCCCGCGAGCATTCTCCGCACGCGAGATCAAATGCGCGACCTCTTCGTCGATGGTCTGGTGAAATTTGTCAGCGACAGGACTCATCCGTCAGGCGAGAAGATTTTAGCACCGATTGGATGTAAGCTGGAACAAACATAGTTGTTTGGGGTCTAATTCATAAGCTATGAAGATCTGGGTTCTTCTCGCGGTTATGACGACTGGTTTCATGCCGGCGTTGGGGCAGCAGACTATTCCCTACGTTTGGATCATGAACGATTCTGCCACATCGCTGCCGAAACCCGCCTACCCAAGCGTGCCGCTGGATGCTTGTGCTCGCGGACAAGTCAGCGTAAAGGTGCTTATCTCGAAGGACGGTCGTGTCAAAGACGCAGAGGCCATTTCAGGTAATCAGTTCTTCCGAGGCGCGGCGGTCGCCGCCGCGAAACAAGCTAGGTTCAGGTCTCATGGGCACGCTCCGCCTATGGAACGAACAGGTTTGGTTGTATATAACTTTCCACCGTCGAAGGGGTGCGGGAAGAGGCCGAGAGAAAGACTTTGATAGTTAGCTGTGGAGTGTGCAGTCAACGCGCTATCTCGCTGCCGAAACCGCAATATCCGGACGCGGCGGGGCATGTGAATGCCTCTGGAAAGGTGAATGTCGAGGTGTTGATCGATGACGTTGGAAATGTTCAGTCGGCCAGGGCCGTGTCGGGCCATCCTCTTTTACGTATGGCAGCAATAAGGGCGGCGCAACAAGCCAAGTTTGCACCATTTTTGCTTGGAAATAAGCCTGTAATATTTAGAACGACTATCGTCTATTCTTTCAATCGCTGAAAGGCTACCAGATTTAAATAATCCCGTATAGCCTTTTCCGTCGCGAGCCAATTCCGCGACGGTTTGTAAGCATCAATCTTTCCGCTGCGTGCCAGCAGGCTCAAATATTCTTGTGACAGGTCGAATTTCTTCGCAAGTTCCGACAACAATATGTACTCGTCTTCGGGCCGGTAGCCTGCGGCTTCGAGGTAGATGTCCAGCGAGCGTTCGACGGCTTGGGCGACTACGAGCTCGAATGGCTGAAGGTTACCGTTGTTTGCAGCGTCCAGTGCCCGATAGTACTTCTTTCGGTCGTTGACCAGAATGATCGCGGGCGGGAAGCCGTTTCTCATCAGCAGCAAATTCATCAACAGTCTTGCGGTGCGGCCATTGCCGTCGTAGAACGGGTGGATCCAAACGAATCGATGATGAAAATATGCGGCGAGGCCGATGATGTCAGGTTTGCTTGTTCTTTTGGATATTTGGCTAAGAAGTTCACTGATGAGATCGCGAACTTTCAGATGGTTTGGCGGCACAAAGTTGGCGCCCAATATCCTGACGCGGCCTGTTCGATATCGTCCGGCGAATTCTATCTCGACATTGTCCAATATAAGCCGATGAATTTCGAGTGTCTCTGCTTCGGTTATCGGCGTTCGCCGTTTCGCGATGGATTCGACAAACTCTATCGCTCGTTGATGGTTGTTTATCTCAAAATGCTCGCGCAGCGTCTTTCCGCTAATGGTCAGGCCCTGTTCGATCACCAGGCGCGTCTCGCGTAGTGAAACGGTATTGCCTTCGATCGCGTTCGAATTGTAAGTCCATTCGACCGAAAGGTCCTGACGCAGACGCTCAAGGGCAACCTTGGGCAATGGCCGAAGACCTGCCAAGGCTGCCTTCTTTTCTGCGATGCGTTTACGGATATCTTGTGGCATATCGGATAGGGTCTATTATAGAGTTATCCGATATTCTGCTGCAAGTAGTTATTTCAGGTGCTTACGCAGGAACGACACGATCTTCCAGCCGTCGTACCAGACGAATGGTTTTTCGCCGAGGGTGTAGTGGCCGCATGGGATGCGGACCTCGCTGTGGTTGATGTTGTGGCGACGGAGTTCGGCCATGATGTCGCGTGACAGGTTGACGGGGAAGCTGAGGTCGTAGAGGCCGTAGATGTATCGCTGCGGACGGGGCGTTTGGGCGGCGAGTTTCTCGATATAGCTCATCGGCGAGATGGGCAGCCAGTATTCGCGAAGCTCATCGAGCGTGAGATTGCCCTCGAGGCCCTCTTTGACGTGATACGTCGTAATGCCGTGCCAGA is a genomic window of Chloracidobacterium sp. containing:
- the pgeF gene encoding peptidoglycan editing factor PgeF, with the protein product METIIPESHVDDSQTLADSGFFWREAGGIKVLVSRALESAGFVNGFSTRHGGVSAFPENSLNLSGFDDDTEENILENRRRFLAVFPGKYSLALALQVHGVDIRVVTTKKDIGDSEINADAVMSSLNNVLAAAKTADCVPVLIGDTASGAYAAVHAGWRGTAQLIVKIAIDRMRELYGSQPADLACAIGPAACGRTYEVGPEVVDVFVRSVNDWSRYFTPTRKGHALVDLHACNRDQLISSGVRANSISIAPFCTIERSDLFFSYRREKGDFGRTGRLLSVIGRGDG
- a CDS encoding holo-ACP synthase produces the protein MIVSIGIDIIEVYRIRDTVSRTPRFVDRVFTPSERAYCEAKGAAAAQSFATRFAAKEAFLKALKTGWRGKVAWREIEVVPDANGVPTLNVTGEARRLLNELGATHIHISLAHTTEHAVAEVILERN
- a CDS encoding DNA/RNA non-specific endonuclease encodes the protein MKKLLLLLVVSIAGSSFSERRAAADGGQPEMPSPHLVISQFQGGGSVAEDEFVEIHNTSSSPVDLNGYRLIYRSANGSNDVTNPFAAWTSSTIIPPGGFYLVASTSYDGSVPANLTYSPTACSCSMSATNGGLAIRNGPNNTGAIIDSVGWGTVTNGFNEGTATTAPGLNNSQARKQNGCQDTDNNLADFENLVPSAPRNASSPASICSGSGTNLFAAMSANPTSVAPPGTTLLTVTVIPATTPPSTNITVTANLINIGGPTSQPFFDDGTHGDVTAGDNIFSYLATVPLGTPGGTASITGVAQDGQGRTANVGTNLTINAAPPGEDPLLLGNPSGATSEIANENNYLMIKPAYALSYNRSKNTPNWTAWRLDQSWIGTANNGSFAPDTTLPAGWYQVLPEDYSEPVYDRGHMCPSGDRTNTQTNNNYTFLMTNIIPQLPANNQGPWVDLENYCRTLASQGNEIYIFSGGYGQHTTIGSTPQNRIVVPTLTWKVVLVLPIGNNDLARASAKNTRAFGVIMSNVSISQSAPWRNFRTTVDAVEYLTGFDFFNQIPKNTQEIIERRRDRL
- a CDS encoding sigma-70 family RNA polymerase sigma factor, with product MSPVADKFHQTIDEEVAHLISRAENARGMTADRVRPRVDAALEKYLFAADAKPEHAEIKEFIDEIRSDDLCLILACEGGDEQAWEDLVANFDSTVKSAARKISSNSEDAEDLASSIWAELYGLRTDAEGNKKSKLAYYSGRGSLAGWLRAVVSQLAVDHYRKVSKFVQIEEDREFENLAAEAAGNDNHHFTSHVVNPEDELTDTLGQADVTEALAATVASLDAEDRLIMKLYYFDDLKLKDIAATFGYHEATASRKLTRVQADIRKGVEKRLKNKHGWTDNEVKKYLSDTAAGLGLNLETMFAAIALLVLVQDFWL
- a CDS encoding energy transducer TonB; protein product: MKIWVLLAVMTTGFMPALGQQTIPYVWIMNDSATSLPKPAYPSVPLDACARGQVSVKVLISKDGRVKDAEAISGNQFFRGAAVAAAKQARFRSHGHAPPMERTGLVVYNFPPSKGCGKRPRERL
- a CDS encoding energy transducer TonB; the protein is MNASGKVNVEVLIDDVGNVQSARAVSGHPLLRMAAIRAAQQAKFAPFLLGNKPVIFRTTIVYSFNR
- a CDS encoding Fic family protein → MPQDIRKRIAEKKAALAGLRPLPKVALERLRQDLSVEWTYNSNAIEGNTVSLRETRLVIEQGLTISGKTLREHFEINNHQRAIEFVESIAKRRTPITEAETLEIHRLILDNVEIEFAGRYRTGRVRILGANFVPPNHLKVRDLISELLSQISKRTSKPDIIGLAAYFHHRFVWIHPFYDGNGRTARLLMNLLLMRNGFPPAIILVNDRKKYYRALDAANNGNLQPFELVVAQAVERSLDIYLEAAGYRPEDEYILLSELAKKFDLSQEYLSLLARSGKIDAYKPSRNWLATEKAIRDYLNLVAFQRLKE